In Hominilimicola fabiformis, the following proteins share a genomic window:
- a CDS encoding glycoside hydrolase family 3 N-terminal domain-containing protein — MQKYKDKSLNIEERIDDLLSKMTNEEKVGQMLQVSYNTLSKEDYEKYKNLGIGSFLHVLGDEADDIKERAEKTRLGIPPIFGIDAIHGHCLLNGATVFPSQLAMSSSFNRKLIHDMGKATAKEVAADGLDWTFSPVLCIARDLRWGRVNETFGEDSYVIGELGKAIIEGYEEDNLIIACAKHYIAYGEATGGRDAYDSEVSERKIREVFLPPFEKAAKIGCGSVMTAYGTVDSVPLNANPHMVREILKDEIGFDGFVVSDYENVLNLVTRQFIAENLKDASKLSIEAGNDMSMNTHEFYDCVSELIENNEIDIKYIDDAVRRILRAKFRIGLFDGKKTVDRSVINCNEHKKLNHKLAQESAVLLKNDGTLPLKGNKTIAVIGPNADDIRAIYGDWTYFSHPVPKENVTPMGDYYTIRRGMEEVFGKENILYSKGCDILGEENYINDAVKIAEKADVVVCVIGDCLAQNGEYRDRADLELSGYQTELVKRLIDTKKPVIAVLVNCKPLCISYLKENCNAIIEDFNGGEFAGLAVAEMIGGKFNPSGKLTISFPRHSAQTPCYYNQYEGWHGGQYVDLEKGYVYEFGDGLSYSEFEYSNLRLSQNTIKNEEEITVSVDVTNKGNMDGKETVLMFVNDVISSVLTPTKQLKGFEKVFIKAGETVTVNLKLNIKDLAIVTRDLEYIVEKGKFEIMVGRNTKEYLKDILSAEENIKL, encoded by the coding sequence ATGCAAAAATATAAGGATAAATCTTTGAATATCGAAGAAAGAATTGACGATTTACTCTCTAAAATGACAAACGAAGAAAAGGTCGGTCAAATGTTGCAAGTCAGCTACAACACGTTGAGCAAAGAAGATTACGAAAAGTACAAAAATCTCGGTATCGGCTCATTCCTGCACGTTTTGGGTGATGAGGCAGACGATATAAAAGAACGCGCAGAAAAGACACGTCTCGGCATACCGCCGATATTCGGCATTGACGCAATTCACGGTCACTGTCTTTTAAACGGTGCGACAGTGTTTCCGTCACAGCTTGCAATGTCGTCAAGTTTCAATCGCAAGTTAATACACGATATGGGCAAGGCTACTGCCAAAGAAGTTGCGGCAGACGGTCTTGACTGGACATTCTCCCCCGTTTTATGTATCGCAAGAGATTTAAGGTGGGGACGCGTAAACGAAACATTTGGTGAGGACAGTTATGTTATAGGCGAACTCGGCAAAGCCATAATTGAGGGATACGAAGAAGATAATTTGATTATTGCGTGTGCAAAGCATTACATTGCATACGGTGAGGCAACAGGCGGACGTGACGCATACGACAGTGAAGTCAGTGAAAGAAAAATCAGAGAAGTATTCCTACCGCCGTTTGAAAAAGCCGCAAAAATCGGTTGCGGCTCGGTTATGACCGCTTACGGCACTGTTGACTCCGTTCCGCTTAACGCCAATCCGCATATGGTAAGAGAAATTCTTAAAGACGAAATCGGTTTTGACGGATTTGTTGTGAGCGATTACGAAAATGTCTTAAATCTTGTCACCAGGCAATTCATAGCCGAAAATTTAAAAGACGCGTCCAAGCTGTCGATTGAGGCAGGCAACGATATGAGTATGAATACGCACGAATTTTACGATTGCGTGTCAGAACTTATAGAGAACAACGAAATTGACATAAAATATATTGATGATGCGGTAAGAAGAATACTTAGAGCAAAATTCAGAATAGGTCTTTTTGACGGTAAAAAGACAGTTGACAGAAGCGTCATAAACTGCAATGAACACAAAAAACTTAATCACAAACTTGCACAGGAAAGTGCGGTTTTACTTAAAAATGACGGTACACTGCCACTAAAAGGAAACAAAACCATCGCCGTTATAGGTCCTAATGCGGACGACATAAGAGCGATTTACGGCGACTGGACATATTTTTCACACCCTGTTCCGAAAGAAAACGTTACACCTATGGGCGACTATTACACGATACGTCGCGGTATGGAGGAAGTATTCGGAAAAGAGAATATTTTATACAGCAAAGGCTGTGACATTTTAGGTGAAGAAAATTATATTAATGACGCGGTAAAAATTGCCGAAAAGGCTGACGTGGTTGTATGTGTAATCGGCGACTGTCTTGCTCAAAACGGCGAGTATCGCGACAGAGCCGACCTTGAATTATCGGGTTATCAAACAGAACTTGTCAAACGTCTGATTGACACGAAAAAGCCCGTAATAGCCGTACTTGTAAACTGCAAACCGCTTTGCATATCGTACCTAAAAGAAAACTGCAATGCAATTATCGAGGACTTTAACGGCGGTGAATTTGCCGGTTTGGCGGTTGCGGAAATGATTGGCGGTAAATTTAATCCGAGCGGTAAATTGACAATTTCTTTCCCGCGTCACAGTGCCCAAACACCTTGCTACTACAATCAATACGAGGGTTGGCACGGCGGTCAGTATGTTGATTTGGAAAAAGGCTATGTATACGAATTCGGTGACGGTCTTTCCTACTCCGAATTTGAATATTCAAACCTACGCTTATCCCAAAACACAATAAAAAATGAAGAAGAAATAACCGTATCGGTTGATGTTACAAACAAAGGCAATATGGACGGCAAAGAAACCGTACTTATGTTCGTCAACGACGTCATAAGCTCCGTCCTCACACCGACAAAACAATTAAAAGGTTTTGAAAAGGTATTTATAAAAGCAGGCGAAACAGTAACGGTAAACCTAAAATTAAACATAAAAGACCTTGCAATCGTGACGAGAGATTTGGAATATATCGTTGAAAAAGGCAAGTTTGAAATTATGGTTGGCAGAAACACAAAAGAATATTTAAAAGATATTTTATCGGCAGAAGAAAACATAAAATTATAA
- a CDS encoding nucleoid-associated protein, whose product MIASLKRAIVHILDANSGVSVYSEEELDVTDASINSFITKHIEKVFEDASMRNAEFSENSGFKYHLAEYIKDENYFITMSKFIAQRVYEGVTQSDKPDSSDLIVCDCMINERPLLAVLKCENKIGYTHQVLQDDGKVKNQIINHYAILPTTSQKIAECAFIFEDDFSIKYLGKKRKIDGETTDLIADVLLECIYDISSRESVNAVCKIAKKVTEENGGDTIETLSKMKEYITENIEEGETEFIDTEQVADKIFDGKPGMKSEFIDKIEKANVPQKVEVNSYVTKKLASNVKIVTDIGVEVIFPAEYYQNNEYIEFINNDDGTISIQINNIGEVINK is encoded by the coding sequence ATGATAGCATCATTAAAAAGAGCGATTGTACATATACTTGACGCAAATTCGGGTGTGAGTGTGTACTCGGAAGAAGAACTTGATGTTACAGACGCAAGTATAAACAGTTTTATTACAAAGCATATAGAAAAAGTTTTTGAGGACGCAAGTATGCGAAATGCCGAATTTTCGGAAAACAGCGGTTTTAAATATCATTTGGCAGAGTATATAAAGGACGAAAATTATTTTATTACAATGTCGAAATTTATTGCACAACGCGTTTATGAGGGGGTTACTCAATCGGATAAGCCCGATTCGTCCGACCTTATAGTTTGCGATTGTATGATTAATGAACGTCCGTTGCTTGCGGTTTTGAAGTGTGAAAATAAAATAGGGTATACACACCAAGTTTTGCAGGACGACGGTAAAGTGAAAAATCAGATTATAAACCATTATGCGATTTTGCCGACTACTTCACAAAAAATTGCGGAATGTGCGTTTATATTTGAAGATGATTTTTCAATTAAATATCTCGGCAAAAAACGCAAAATCGACGGTGAAACAACCGACCTTATCGCAGATGTATTGCTTGAATGTATTTATGATATTTCTTCAAGAGAATCGGTAAATGCAGTATGTAAAATTGCGAAAAAGGTTACGGAAGAAAACGGCGGCGATACAATCGAAACACTTTCAAAAATGAAAGAATACATCACCGAAAATATTGAGGAGGGCGAAACGGAATTTATTGATACCGAACAGGTTGCCGATAAAATTTTTGACGGTAAACCGGGTATGAAAAGTGAGTTTATCGACAAAATTGAGAAAGCAAACGTACCTCAAAAGGTTGAAGTGAACAGCTATGTTACAAAGAAATTGGCGTCAAACGTGAAAATTGTAACGGATATCGGTGTTGAAGTTATTTTCCCGGCTGAATATTATCAAAATAATGAGTATATCGAATTTATAAATAACGATGACGGAACTATTTCAATTCAGATTAATAATATCGGGGAAGTAATTAATAAGTAA
- a CDS encoding RrF2 family transcriptional regulator, translating into MKISTKGRYAVRLMLDVAIHGMDKNVSMRDVAERQNISIKYLEQIVSILTRVGYLKSVRGAQGGYRLTKAPSEYTIGDILRTTEGTLSPVSCLEDEENTCPRVSVCPTIKLWKGLYDVINKYVDSITLEDLVNESITINSPDFCI; encoded by the coding sequence TTGAAAATTTCAACTAAAGGCAGATACGCCGTAAGGCTTATGCTTGACGTTGCAATTCACGGTATGGATAAAAACGTTTCTATGCGTGATGTTGCAGAACGTCAAAATATATCAATAAAATATCTTGAACAAATTGTGAGTATCCTTACCCGTGTGGGATACTTAAAGAGTGTGCGTGGTGCCCAAGGGGGTTACCGACTCACAAAAGCACCGTCAGAATACACAATCGGAGATATTTTGCGTACAACGGAGGGAACACTTTCACCTGTATCGTGTCTTGAAGATGAAGAAAATACTTGTCCGCGAGTTTCTGTGTGTCCGACAATAAAGCTTTGGAAAGGGCTTTATGATGTTATCAATAAATATGTTGACAGCATTACTCTTGAAGATTTGGTAAACGAAAGTATTACAATCAATTCACCTGATTTTTGTATATAA
- a CDS encoding tRNA threonylcarbamoyladenosine dehydratase, giving the protein MENQFERTELLLGKDAIQKLKNAHVAVFGVGGVGGFVVEALVRSGVGEIDVIDKDTVSLSNINRQIIALHSTVGQPKVEVIKNRALDINPNVKINAFETFFLPDTADMFDFSKYDYVVDAIDTVKGKIEIILRAEKAGVKIISSMGAGNKLDPTLFEVSDIYKTSVCPLARVMRRELKARGIKKLKVVYSKEEAIKIPSPDGERPVPGSIAFVPSVAGLIIAGEIIKDLVKEE; this is encoded by the coding sequence ATGGAAAATCAATTTGAACGAACGGAACTTCTTTTAGGAAAAGATGCCATACAGAAACTGAAAAATGCACACGTTGCGGTTTTCGGTGTAGGCGGTGTAGGCGGTTTTGTTGTCGAGGCACTCGTTAGGAGCGGTGTAGGCGAAATAGACGTTATAGACAAAGACACCGTTTCGCTTTCAAACATAAACCGACAGATAATCGCACTTCACAGTACTGTCGGACAACCTAAAGTCGAAGTTATAAAAAATCGTGCATTGGATATAAATCCAAATGTAAAAATAAACGCGTTTGAAACATTCTTCTTGCCCGATACGGCAGATATGTTTGATTTTTCAAAATATGATTACGTTGTTGACGCAATAGACACCGTAAAAGGTAAAATTGAAATAATACTTCGTGCCGAAAAAGCCGGAGTAAAAATTATCAGCTCTATGGGTGCGGGAAACAAGCTTGATCCGACACTTTTTGAAGTTTCGGACATTTACAAAACGTCCGTATGTCCTTTGGCGCGCGTTATGCGCCGCGAGCTTAAGGCAAGAGGTATAAAAAAATTAAAGGTAGTTTATTCAAAAGAAGAGGCTATCAAAATTCCGTCACCGGACGGCGAAAGACCTGTTCCGGGAAGTATTGCGTTTGTACCGTCAGTTGCGGGATTGATTATAGCCGGAGAAATAATTAAAGATTTGGTTAAGGAGGAATAA